In one window of Acidobacteriota bacterium DNA:
- a CDS encoding DUF4175 family protein, with translation MAQVRSTAELVDRLRSILRRQRLVFFGAGLLATIAAGLAAGIILSLLANLMVLPVWLKISLVVLAALTALYVFARFALALLFRGDIERVAVRLEERHPEFKGRLIAAVQFARARPYRAYSSQLVALTEQQALERAAAIDFGEVVSFHAVLRAGRVFFGSVLVAVALLVLFPGLFTYSYEVYSNVTTEVAPPLAYEVVPIPGSTEWVKYRDINIGAAVVGRRLPERAYIYHRLAGGNWQKTRVDLGAIPPLATERGDSVQFGILLRQISRSFDYYVEAGRLRTEVQSVDVVDRPRVTGITLTIFYPDYTGLAPLTIDENNGSFSAVVGSRVTMKLTTNLSVETAALVFEDSSRTPLALDGKTGTVALQVDRSRSYSVELVDRLGEYNPDPIEYYVTAVPDEFPTVDVVRPGFDANLSEEMILPFKVRIFDDYGFSSLVLKYTVVTRGRSSEEHVAVIHFPDWIKTEGEIEFNWDMEPLNLFPGDWAEYYFEVADNDRISGPKISRSRRYIARLPSLDELIAQTEAESEGRIVDTEELIKSGREAIQRLRNVARKLDAERETSRQADWQEKKELQSIAEKNAEMTDRIEEVAEQMQSSLEQMQNSSLLSRQILERLAEIQKLFEEVATEEMREARQKLMEALQKMDRQQIQDALKDFELSQEELLQRLERTLALLKRLQLEQKMEAMIRQTEQLVEQQKNLNDDAAAAEEKALPGMSESEDEIRQGLDELKKDAGEFRQWMAEAGMAESPEAQKFAQAVETTDADQNMDRMSQSLREQQRAEAVEQGKEAHGKLTEMLGQMQQQQLAMQGGSAEEIQKAMRKAIDDANYLSQRQEELIREAAALDQRSLRLQEMARAQQDLSAACNGLKNTIADLGKETPFIAAELQSLVNNAVQSMDLATQQCENRDGPAAWNSQRDAMVNLNRAAIRLMESLDQQSQCNSGKGCNNQGIAKLESLCNKQNQLNQQTQNQCNNPTPGSGREAQEQRAALQRLAAEQGSIRKSLEQLATEFGDSRQVLGRLSDIAREMSDVEEGLVSGEVGDQVTQRQLKVLSRMLEASRSLQRRDFSEQRKATTAGEQPVYLPPALSTDLLNDRVQLEDRLRQFLGSGYPPQYEEQIKAYFRALLKAQTQLNAQPQSGEARQR, from the coding sequence ATGGCTCAAGTCAGATCAACCGCCGAACTGGTCGACCGGCTCCGGTCGATCCTGCGCCGACAGCGGCTCGTCTTTTTTGGTGCCGGTCTGCTGGCCACGATCGCGGCCGGGCTGGCTGCGGGGATAATCCTGTCCCTGCTGGCCAATCTGATGGTGCTCCCGGTCTGGCTCAAGATATCTCTGGTTGTGCTGGCGGCTCTGACGGCGCTGTACGTCTTTGCGCGTTTCGCGCTGGCGCTGCTGTTCCGGGGCGACATAGAACGCGTCGCCGTCCGGCTGGAGGAACGTCACCCGGAATTTAAAGGTCGTCTGATAGCCGCCGTGCAGTTTGCGCGCGCTCGACCATATCGGGCCTACTCGAGTCAACTGGTGGCCCTGACCGAGCAGCAGGCGCTTGAGCGCGCGGCCGCCATAGACTTCGGTGAGGTCGTCTCATTTCACGCCGTGCTGCGCGCCGGGCGCGTCTTTTTCGGATCCGTTCTTGTCGCCGTTGCCCTGCTGGTGCTGTTCCCCGGGCTGTTCACGTACTCGTACGAAGTGTACTCCAACGTGACGACCGAAGTGGCCCCGCCTCTGGCGTACGAGGTGGTGCCGATTCCCGGCTCCACGGAATGGGTGAAGTATCGGGATATCAACATTGGAGCCGCGGTTGTTGGCCGGCGCCTGCCCGAACGCGCCTACATCTACCACCGCCTGGCCGGCGGCAACTGGCAGAAGACACGGGTTGACCTGGGAGCCATTCCGCCGCTGGCGACCGAGCGCGGCGATTCGGTTCAGTTCGGTATCCTGCTGCGGCAGATCAGCAGGTCGTTCGACTACTACGTCGAAGCCGGTCGATTGAGGACCGAGGTGCAATCGGTGGACGTGGTCGACCGCCCCCGCGTCACCGGAATCACGCTGACCATCTTCTACCCGGATTACACGGGCTTGGCGCCGCTGACTATCGACGAGAACAACGGTTCGTTTTCGGCGGTCGTGGGAAGCCGTGTCACCATGAAGTTGACCACGAACCTTTCCGTTGAAACGGCAGCCCTGGTCTTTGAGGATTCCAGCCGGACACCGCTTGCGCTCGACGGCAAGACGGGGACGGTTGCGCTGCAGGTGGACAGGTCGCGCTCGTACTCGGTCGAGCTTGTCGACCGTCTCGGCGAGTACAACCCGGATCCGATTGAGTATTACGTGACGGCGGTGCCCGATGAATTCCCGACGGTCGACGTTGTCCGCCCCGGTTTCGACGCCAATCTCAGCGAGGAGATGATCCTGCCGTTCAAGGTGAGGATTTTCGATGACTACGGTTTTTCGTCGCTGGTGCTGAAGTACACGGTTGTCACGCGGGGCAGGTCGTCGGAAGAGCACGTCGCCGTCATTCACTTCCCGGACTGGATCAAGACCGAGGGAGAGATCGAGTTCAACTGGGACATGGAACCGCTCAACCTGTTTCCGGGTGACTGGGCGGAGTACTACTTCGAAGTCGCCGACAACGACAGGATTTCCGGCCCGAAAATCTCCCGATCCCGCCGGTATATCGCCCGCCTGCCGTCTCTCGATGAGTTGATCGCGCAGACCGAGGCCGAGAGCGAGGGGCGAATCGTCGACACGGAAGAGCTGATCAAGTCCGGCAGGGAAGCGATTCAGCGGCTGCGAAACGTCGCCCGCAAGCTCGACGCTGAGCGCGAAACAAGCCGGCAGGCCGACTGGCAGGAGAAAAAGGAGTTGCAGTCTATCGCCGAGAAGAACGCCGAGATGACTGACCGGATCGAGGAGGTTGCCGAGCAGATGCAGAGCTCTCTGGAGCAGATGCAGAACAGTTCACTGCTGAGCCGACAGATTTTAGAGAGGCTGGCGGAGATACAGAAGCTCTTCGAGGAGGTGGCCACGGAGGAAATGCGGGAAGCCCGCCAGAAGCTCATGGAGGCCCTGCAAAAGATGGATCGCCAGCAGATTCAGGACGCCTTGAAGGATTTTGAGCTTTCTCAGGAGGAACTGCTTCAGCGTCTCGAGAGGACCCTGGCGCTGCTCAAGCGGCTCCAGTTGGAGCAGAAGATGGAGGCCATGATTCGGCAGACGGAGCAGCTTGTCGAACAGCAGAAGAATCTCAACGACGACGCGGCGGCGGCTGAAGAGAAGGCCCTGCCGGGCATGAGTGAAAGCGAGGACGAGATCCGGCAAGGCCTGGACGAGCTGAAAAAGGACGCCGGAGAATTCCGGCAGTGGATGGCCGAGGCGGGCATGGCCGAATCCCCGGAAGCACAGAAGTTCGCCCAGGCCGTTGAGACTACCGATGCCGACCAGAACATGGACAGGATGTCGCAGTCATTAAGGGAGCAACAACGGGCGGAGGCTGTCGAGCAGGGGAAGGAAGCGCACGGCAAGCTGACGGAGATGCTCGGCCAGATGCAGCAGCAGCAACTGGCCATGCAGGGCGGCAGCGCCGAGGAAATTCAGAAAGCCATGCGCAAAGCCATTGACGACGCCAACTACCTGTCACAGCGGCAGGAGGAGCTTATTCGCGAGGCGGCGGCGCTTGACCAGCGTTCTCTGCGCCTGCAGGAGATGGCCAGAGCCCAGCAGGATCTGTCGGCCGCGTGCAACGGACTGAAAAACACGATCGCCGACCTCGGTAAAGAGACGCCCTTCATTGCCGCAGAGCTGCAGAGCCTGGTCAACAATGCCGTCCAGAGCATGGACCTGGCCACCCAGCAGTGTGAGAACCGTGACGGTCCGGCGGCCTGGAATAGTCAGCGAGACGCCATGGTCAACCTGAACCGCGCCGCTATCCGCCTGATGGAATCTCTCGACCAGCAGAGTCAATGCAACAGTGGCAAGGGCTGCAACAACCAGGGGATCGCGAAGCTGGAGTCCCTGTGCAACAAGCAGAACCAACTGAACCAGCAGACGCAAAACCAGTGCAACAACCCTACGCCGGGATCAGGCCGGGAGGCACAGGAGCAACGGGCGGCTCTTCAGCGGCTCGCGGCGGAGCAGGGCTCGATTCGCAAGTCTCTCGAGCAACTGGCCACGGAGTTCGGCGATTCCCGTCAGGTTCTCGGTCGCCTGAGCGATATCGCGCGCGAAATGTCTGACGTGGAGGAAGGGTTGGTGTCAGGAGAGGTCGGTGACCAGGTGACGCAGCGTCAACTCAAGGTACTGTCGCGGATGCTCGAGGCGAGCCGGTCGCTTCAGCGGCGGGACTTCTCCGAACAGCGCAAGGCAACCACCGCCGGCGAGCAGCCGGTCTACCTTCCGCCGGCACTGTCGACCGACCTCCTTAACGACAGAGTTCAACTTGAGGACCGTCTGCGGCAGTTCCTCGGCAGCGGCTATCCTCCGCAGTACGAGGAGCAGATCAAGGCGTATTTTCGGGCCCTTCTGAAGGCGCAGACACAGCTGAACGCGCAGCCGCAATCCGGTGAGGCCCGGCAGCGATGA